One window of Desulfomicrobium apsheronum genomic DNA carries:
- a CDS encoding L-lactate permease, whose product MSITALAMVALLPILVALVLMVGMRWPSTKAMPLAWLVCALGAILAWNLPVGYVAALSLQGIVVAIGVLIIVFGAIIILYTLQYSGGMETIQYGMQGISRDKRIQAIIIGFMFAAFIEGAAGFGTPAALAAPLLLSLGFPPLAAAVICLVFNSFPVSFGAVGTPVLLGLTPLKQLVEMTVTSGVVGLNFADFGTFCKVIGQWATVMHGPMIFILPIFMLGFLTRFFGKNKSWSEGFAAWQFCVFASVAFLVPYLIFAWLVGPEFPSLIGGLVGLGIIVAGAKAGFCVPKESWDFGPQSTWDAEWTGTIATSTNTEFKPHMSQFKAWLPYILIGAILVVTRIPELGLKGILAAQKIPFNHILGYEGVSASIQYLYLPGTIPFMLVALLTILIHGMKGSAVKQAWTESFFKMKAPTIALFAAVALVSIFRGSGVADIALNPNSYPSMPLAMAKTVAAMAGNAWPMLASFVGGLGAFITGSNTVSDLLFAEFQWGVAQQLELPRQIIVAAQVVGGGMGNMVCIHNIVAVCAVTGLIGREGMILKRTFWPFLIYGIVVGIVASLMSFVFLPHLF is encoded by the coding sequence GCAATGGTGGCTCTGTTGCCCATTTTGGTGGCTCTTGTCTTGATGGTCGGCATGCGCTGGCCGTCTACCAAAGCCATGCCCCTTGCGTGGCTTGTGTGTGCCCTTGGCGCAATTCTCGCCTGGAATCTGCCGGTAGGCTATGTCGCGGCTCTGTCGCTTCAGGGTATCGTGGTCGCCATCGGCGTTTTGATCATCGTCTTTGGCGCGATCATCATTCTGTACACACTGCAATATTCAGGCGGCATGGAAACCATTCAGTACGGCATGCAGGGCATCAGCCGTGACAAACGTATCCAGGCCATCATCATCGGCTTCATGTTCGCGGCCTTCATCGAAGGTGCGGCCGGATTCGGCACGCCCGCCGCGTTGGCCGCTCCGCTGCTCCTGTCCCTGGGCTTCCCGCCCCTGGCCGCCGCAGTCATCTGTCTGGTCTTCAACTCCTTCCCCGTATCTTTCGGCGCGGTCGGAACGCCTGTTTTACTCGGCCTGACTCCGCTCAAGCAGTTGGTCGAAATGACTGTCACTTCCGGTGTGGTCGGTCTGAATTTTGCCGATTTCGGCACCTTCTGTAAGGTCATCGGCCAGTGGGCGACCGTCATGCATGGCCCTATGATTTTCATTCTGCCCATCTTCATGCTCGGCTTTTTGACCCGCTTCTTCGGCAAGAACAAGTCCTGGAGCGAAGGCTTTGCTGCCTGGCAGTTCTGTGTTTTCGCGTCCGTGGCCTTCCTTGTACCTTACCTGATCTTTGCATGGCTGGTCGGCCCTGAATTCCCGTCCCTGATCGGTGGTCTTGTCGGTCTCGGCATCATCGTCGCCGGCGCCAAGGCTGGATTCTGCGTGCCCAAGGAAAGCTGGGATTTCGGTCCTCAGTCCACATGGGACGCTGAATGGACCGGCACCATCGCCACCAGCACCAACACTGAATTCAAGCCCCACATGAGTCAGTTCAAGGCATGGCTGCCCTACATCCTGATCGGCGCCATCCTGGTCGTGACCCGTATCCCCGAACTGGGCCTCAAGGGCATCCTGGCCGCCCAGAAGATTCCCTTCAACCACATCCTTGGTTACGAGGGTGTTTCCGCATCCATCCAGTACCTGTACCTGCCCGGCACCATTCCTTTCATGCTGGTCGCATTGCTGACCATCCTGATCCACGGCATGAAGGGTTCCGCCGTCAAGCAGGCCTGGACTGAGTCCTTTTTCAAGATGAAGGCCCCGACCATCGCGCTCTTCGCCGCAGTGGCCCTGGTTTCCATCTTCCGCGGTTCCGGTGTGGCCGATATCGCCCTGAACCCCAACAGCTATCCCTCCATGCCCCTGGCCATGGCCAAGACTGTTGCCGCCATGGCTGGCAACGCCTGGCCGATGCTGGCTTCTTTTGTAGGCGGTCTGGGAGCGTTCATCACCGGATCGAACACGGTCTCCGACCTTCTGTTCGCTGAATTCCAGTGGGGCGTCGCTCAGCAGCTTGAACTGCCCCGTCAGATCATCGTCGCCGCTCAGGTCGTCGGTGGCGGCATGGGCAACATGGTCTGCATCCACAACATCGTGGCTGTCTGCGCCGTGACCGGCCTCATCGGCCGCGAAGGCATGATCCTGAAGCGCACCTTCTGGCCCTTCCTGATCTACGGCATTGTCGTAGGCATCGTTGCCAGTTTGATGAGCTTCGTCTTCCTGCCGCATCTGTTCTAA